One genomic segment of Panicum virgatum strain AP13 chromosome 2N, P.virgatum_v5, whole genome shotgun sequence includes these proteins:
- the LOC120662603 gene encoding basic proline-rich protein-like — protein MESRMEARKSGLARRGSGGNRGRRGYRYPSGLYRRISDLRGNGSAFPDLSGMQSMKTMVLRKCSISGSIPSYIGSWTTLKHLRSLPSPPSLPSLPLLRPPRLHLLRAPPPLLWAERRPRGPGRPDPPPLWPSSSPCQTPPPRGPGHRGIRPPREPWMLPPDPALAAFRPWARVRDPLPLLRPRPPPPRPLVPAAIALGAAGASAAASGTWCALSSLPSLSSTAGSPAPVPGAGGSVAQGSWGAPAPQVPAAVVLGAASASAAATGGTRRAPGPRTSAATGLGANGATTAAALVPGARLALGQPPWPPGPLLPPRPSLGRAASAAAALAAALVAVPGQDRGAPWAAAPLAAAVVDDLRGTASHLKAYERAQQILRDPEAKLIEAKLARAYAAQAVAPAAHAAQGKIQGRSNIMGAR, from the exons ATGGAGTcgaggatggaggcgaggaagtccgGGTTGGCGaggcgcggatccggcggcaACCGTGGCCGGCGAGGGTACCGGTACCCTTCGGGCCTGTACCG GAGAATTAGTGATCTTAGAGGGAATGGATCAGCTTTCCCTGATTTAAGTGGAATGCAATCCATGAAAACAAT GGTACTTAGGAAATGTTCCATCAGTGGAAGCATCCCATCTTATATTGGCTCGTGGACAACTCTTAAGCATCT CcgctcccttccctctcctccttccctcccctctcttcctctgCTTCGGCCGCCTAGGCTTCATCTGCTCCGGGCGCCACCTCCTCTGCTCTGGGCGGAGCGCCGGCCGCGCGGCCCCGGCCGccccgatccgccgccgctctgGCCCTCCTCGAGCCCGTGCCagacaccgccgccgcggggccctGGGCACCGCGGGATCCGCCCCCCGCGGGAGCCATGGATGCTGCCGCCCGATCCGGCCCTAGCGGCCTTCCGGCCGTGGGCGCGGGTGCGTGACCCGCTGCCACTGCTgcggcccaggccgccgccgcccaggccacTG GTGCCCGCCGCCATCGCGctgggcgcggccggcgccTCTGCTGCCGCCTCGGGCACCTGGTGCgcgctctcctccctcccctccctctcctctacTGCGGGATCTCCCGCGCCGGTCCCTGGCGCTGGTGGATCTGTTGCGCAGGGCTCCTGGGGTGCGCCTGCCCCGCAGGTGCCTGCCGCCGTCGTGCTTGGCGCGGCTAGCGCCTCTGCTGCCGCCACCGGAGGCACCAGGCGCGCACCGGGCCCGCGGACGTCCGCCGCCACCGGGCTGGGTGCGAACGGCgccaccactgccgccgcccTGGTTCCTGGGGCGCGCCTGGCCCTCGGTCAGCCGCCGTGGCCCCCAGGGCCTCTGCTGCCCCCGCGGCCCTCCCTAGGCAgggccgcgagcgccgccgccgcccttgctgccgccCTTGTCGCTGTTCCCGGGCAGGACAGGGGCGCCCCTTGGGCCGCCGCCCCCTTGGCTGCCGCCGTGGTCGACGACCTGCGTGGCACCGCCTCGCACCTCAAGGCCTACGAGCGCGCGCAGCAGATACTGCGGGACCCCGAGGCCAAGCTCATCGAGGCCAAGCTCGCGCGGGCGTACGCTGCGCAGGCCGTCGCGcctgccgcgcacgccgcgcag